From a region of the Coffea arabica cultivar ET-39 chromosome 3e, Coffea Arabica ET-39 HiFi, whole genome shotgun sequence genome:
- the LOC140038446 gene encoding uncharacterized protein: protein MPEPRNIHELKSLQGKLAYIRRFISNLAGQCQPFSRLMKKRVPFEWDETCRNAFTSIKMYLMNPPMLAAPISGKPLILYISAQERSVGALLAQENDEGKENALYYLSRMMTSNELNYSPVEKLCLALIFTIQKLKHYFQSHTVRLISKSNPIKYIMAKVVLSDRLARWYLQFQQFDIIYVPAKAVKGQILTDFLADHLMSAEWELTDELLDEEVFMVESPWSLYFDGAAHRDGVGAGVIFYTPETDILPYSFTLTRRYSNNVAEYQTLILDLETAVDMKQLHLRVYDDSKLVVNQLFGIYDVKKPELIPYYKYVRQLVGYLDNVTIEHIPKNFNQQADSLARVASMITLPFYRNQMSICQNWVIPPMFDEEDNGEEENAYHIFVHEIEKEDWRHLIMDYLNHGKLPEDPKKRVDIRC, encoded by the coding sequence ATGCCTGAACCGCGAAATATCCATGAATTGAAGAGCCTTCAAGGAAAGTTGGCTTACATCCGAAGGTTTATCTCTAATTTGGCTGGACAATGCCAACCTTTCAGTCGACTGATGAAAAAAAGGGTACCCTTCGAGTGGGATGAAACTTGTAGAAATGCTTTTACAAGCATTAAAATGTATCTCATGAATCCCCCTATGTTAGCTGCACCAATTTCTGGTAAACCATTGATCCTCTATATTTCTGCTCAAGAACGATCGGTTGGGGCCTTACTTGCTCAGGAAAATGATGAAGGTAAGGAGAATGCGCTATATTATTTGAGTCGGATGATGACATCTAATGAGTTGAATTATTCACCCGTCGAGAAGTTGTGTTTGGCGCTTATATTTACCATCCAGAAGTTGAAACATTATTTTCAATCACACACTGTCCGACTCATATCCAAGTCTAACCCCATTAAGTATATCATGGCAAAAGTTGTGTTGTCTGACCGGCTTGCGAGATGGTACCTTCAGTTTCAACAATTCGATATTATTTATGTACCTGCGAAGGCTGTCAAAGGACAAATATTGACAGACTTTCTAGCCGATCATCTCATGTCTGCCGAGTGGGAATTGACTGATGAACTCCTCGATGAAGAAGTGTTTATGGTTGAATCTCCGTGGTCATTGTATTTCGATGGAGCTGCTCACCGCGATGGAGTTGGTGCGGGAGTTATCTTTTATACTCCTGAAACAGATATACTGCCGTATTCTTTCACTTTAACACGTCGGTATTCAAATAATGTGGCCGAATATCAGACGTTAATTCTCGATCTTGAAACGGCTGTAGACATGAAGCAGTTGCATCTTAGAGTATATGATGATTCAAAATTAGTGGTAAATCAACTTTTTGGTATTTATGATGTCAAGAAACCTGAATTGATCCCATATTATAAGTACGTAAGACAACTCGTGGGATATCTGGACAATGTCACTATAGAACACATCCCTAAAAATTTCAACCAACAAGCTGACTCTTTGGCAAGGGTGGCGTCCATGATCACTCTACCTTTTTATCGAAATCAAATGTCAATATGCCAAAATTGGGTCATACCTCCGATGTTCGATGAAGAAGATAATGGTGAAGAAGAAAATGcttatcatatttttgtccaTGAGATTGAAAAGGAGGATTGGCGTCATCTTATTATGGATTACCTTAATCATGGAAAGTTACCAGAAGATCCCAAGAAAAGGGTTGATATACGTTGTTGA